The window GCTCCGAGACTCCGAAGcgccggtaccaatcaacacctccaagaaggaacgcgacgatgacgacgctgctgccatggGTTTCCCCTGGTACACcgcgaggagagaggaagggtagcctcgacgccctccaggaaggtctggCGGCACCCTCAAgcgccaccgcgtcggtgtcgACCAAACCAACAGGGATTTCTCCCGTTCCCATCCTCTACCTCAGGCACTTCGGAGCTcgccaccaaaccgaccaccaccCGACGCCAACACGGACACGAAGCTTCCCACGCTGTCTCACCACAGCACCGCGAAGATGGCCTGCACAACGAAGAAGAGCCGGGACTAGTGCAGCAGCACCGTCGGCATACGGGACGGCCCGACCTCCACCGTCCACGACGGTAGCCGACTGGACGCCATAGCATGAGCCTATCGGGCCCGTGGCCCCACAGGCCCGGCCGGGCCCTCAAAGGCCCGGACAGCTCCCGCCTCCGCGCAGCAGCTGGCATGCCGCCGGCGTCACTGTCCCAGTCCAAGCCGCTCCCCTGCCTCCCCATACAGAGGGCGTCTCGGTCGCACCGGAGACGACCCGCAAGGACCCAAACGGGACCCtacgggcccagatctgggccggggacATGCCGCCGGCCGACCAGCACCACCGGACCGCCCTGCCGCCAAGAGGCGGCACCACCACGGCGAGTGTCGCCGGCCACCGCACCAGGCCTCCAGAGCGCCACCGGCCGAGCAGCACCGCCGCGTCCCCCCACCCCGTGAAGGAGGAGCGCGCGCGGGGAAGGAAcgtcccgccgccgccgacaccaccCGGCCAGATCCGGGTGCGCCCGCTGGTGGCAACGGGGGGGTGgtggttgggacgaaggtgggcgaacgaggagggaggggggcgcgccgccCCGACCGCCTCCCGGGGAGAAGGCGGAGGCGGCTGGACGAGGAGGGGAAAGGGGGTAGGGGTGGGGCGGAGCGCCCGCGCTCGCGCGGAGCGGCGGCGGAAACGGAGCGGGCGGAGGGGGGGAACCCTAgcgggagcgggagcgggagcgggACGATAGTTGCAATTATTGGTCAGGAAAGCGACGACATCATGAGGGCACGACCGCATGAGCACCTTGCGGACCTCGAAAAGTTTGGAGACGGCACTGATGCGCTTGTGCAAGAAGAAAGGGTTGTGCAAGAAGTTACTATGTACGTTCTCAACGTCGGTGCAGTCGAGGGTAAGCCGGTCGTCTGTGGAGCCGATGCATCTTGCGCTCTTCGGCAAAGTAGGGATGCGGCAGCCACCGTCGTGGGAGGGTGCGGAGAAGGAGCCATCTGACAAGACAATCCACGGTAGCAGTGGCGGCGCCGTGACGTGGCTGCGCATGGCCAGGTGCCACGAACGGCACACAGCGCGGAAGCGGGCGCGGTCGGCAGAGACCGACCACTGTCGGGCACGGCACACTGCCTGGAAGGCACCACAGTCGTCGGCGAAAGAGAGGGCACGCCGTATGTAGAATATGTGAATTGCACTATGTATTGCTCttcgtgcataggcacgtatatatgatgtacaaagctgggccacggacctcaactatacaaggaactaggaggcgggcccaatacacaatatgcacataacacatatactcaacacccccccccctcgcagtcgaagcggcaccgcggctgacgcaaagactggaccggaactcctcaaatgacgccgtaggcaagcccttggtcatgatatcggcaAATTGTTAGGAAGTAGGGATgtgtaaaacacgaatatggccaagggccacctgttcctgaacaaaatgaatatccaactcaatatgcttggtccgtcgatgatgcactgggttagcggagaggtagaccgccgagacgttgtcgtagtagaccaccgtggcacggtcaacaggacaagagagctcctgaagcagctggcgaagccacgaacactcggcgacaatgttggccaccgcacgatactcagcctcagcactggagcGAGAGACCGTAGgatgccgcttggacgaccacgagataagtgagggtccaaggtagacacaatagcccaAAGTGGAGCGATGAGTGTCAGGGCAAcccgcccagtctgcatcggagtaggcggtgagggcggtgtcggcggaggcgtgaagcgtgacgccaagatccatagtgccacatatatagcggagaatccgcttgacgGTAGCCCAATGAATgtctcgaggagcatgcatatgaagacacacctgctgcacggCATACTGAATCTCTggtcgagtcagagtgaggtactggagagcaccaacgatagaccgatagaaagatgcatccgaagcaggagaaccatccgtggcagaaagcttggccttcgtatcaacaggcgtagcggcaggcttgcagttaagcatgtcggcgcgctccaggagctcgtgagcgtacttccgctgatgaaggaagaagccatccggacggcgcaccacctcgacaccgaggaagtagtgcaaaggacccaagtccttgatggcgaactcagcgcgaagacgagccgtgagctgactgaggagaccagtcgtacatgccgtcaggatgatgtcgtcgacatagagcagcaaataggccgtgtcagagccctgatgatagacgaagagcgaggcgtccgagcgggtagagcagaacccaagctggtggagaaacgtcgcgatgcgctggtaccaagcgcgcggagcctgcttgagtccgtacaaggaccgcGAAAGCAGGCACGCGTGGTCGGGAAGCGTCGCGTCAACAAACCCagtgggctgctggcagaagacctgctcctcgaggtgaccatggaggaaggcgttggagacgtccatctggtgcaccggccaatcacgggagaccgcaaggtggagaaccatgcgtatcgtgccgggcttaacgaccggagcgaaggtgtcggtgaagtcgatgccagcatGCTGTCGGAAGCCACGAATGACCCAGCGCGCTTtgtagcgatcaagggtaccatcaggacggagcttgtgtttaaagacccacttccgggtaatcacgttggcgtgccggggacggggaacaagctgccacgtctggttgcgcaacagggcgtcaaactcctcttgcatcgcagccatccagagcgggtcatgaagagcggctcgaacggaggacggcaacggcgacggcttAGAGGTGGACGCCGCATGGACGTAGTCATCCGAGGCGTAGCGCGAGCTCGGGCGAAAAATGCCCGTACGGGCGCAGGTGACCGGACCGGCCACAGGCGCCGGGGGCGCCGAGGGGACCGGGGAAGCCGGGGGCGCCGAGGGGGCCGCGGGCGCCGGGGGGGGCCGCGGGCGCCAACATCGGGGGCGCAGGGGGCGCCAGCGCCGTGGCTGAAGGGGGCACCGCATGCGGGGGCACGCCTCAAAGCCAGGAGCGGGCCAAGAGAGGCGCGCGAGCGTCCTGGGAGAGGCTTCGAGGAGCCCACATCACCGGTGGCGGGAGGAACAGCCGGGGGTACCTGGTGAAACGAAAGCACATGCTCATCAAAATAAACGTGCCGAGAAGTGAACACATGGTGGGAGACGGGATcgtagcaccgatatcccttgAAGTTAGAGGGGTAGCCAatgaagatgcaagcgacagaacgaggtgcgagtttgtgaggagcggagtcggcagtgctaggatagcaaaggcacccgAAAATACGCAAGCCATCATACGATGGGGGCGTGCCGAAaagaagatggtgaggtgcataGTTCCACCGTGGGCAGCAAGGGCGAAGGTTAAGGAGAAGACAAGCTGTAGAGAGTGCGTCCGGCCAGAAATGAGATGGCACGTTAGCATGGAACAGGAGCGTGCGAACGCAGTCgttcagagtgcgaaggacgcgttTGGCTCGACCATTCTGCTGGGAAGTATACGGGCATGTGAATAAATAGCCCGAATTACTAGGAACCGGAGAGGTCCACACATCGttatgaatcaactgaaaaggaaaagaagttatggtggtggagttattaaatgggaagcgaacatgtttgccgacgcgacaggcatgacaggtgtgatcctctatcttatggcaactgaaactgaaactcttaagaatatgacgaagtgtgacggggttgggatgacccaaacgAGCGTGCCAGAGATCGACGCCGGCGGAGAAAGCAACCGGTGCGGTGGTGGAGGTGGACGGCGAatgcaccggatagagctcgtcgAGGTTGTCACATCGATGAAGTACCATCCTGATTCGAGCGTCCTTGACACAAAACCCAAgcccgtcaaattcaacagtaacaggATTTTCATGAGTTAAACGACGAACGGAAACAAggttcttaataagatgaggtgacacaagtatgttagacaaagtaATAGGTATGAAATTAGAAGGAAAGGAAGTGTGCCCGACATGTGTGATAGGGAGTGTGAAACCGTCGCCGACAATGATGCGGTGGTCGGTGGTGACGGGAGTGAAGGAGACAAGATTATCAGGATGAGCAAACACGTGAACCGTAgccccggtgtccatgtaccaatcatcacCTCCGGTGTAGTTGTTCGGCGTAGAGGCGGCATGTAGTGCTGGAAAGAGCACCGCGTCCCAGGGCACCGGCGGCAGGGCCGGCGAGGGGGGCGAAGACGCCATGGGGAGGCCGTAGCCACCGTTCGGCAGCGGCGATGAATACTCTCCAGACGATATGGGAAGCAGCCCTGGCTGCGACTGCGGTGCCGGATAGACCGGATGGCCCGCTGGAAAAACCTGCTGGCCCACTGACAGATGTTGAGCGCCGTCTGCCTACTGTCCAGCGGGCGAGTGCAGGCCTGCTGACGACCCCCACCAGTACCCGGGAGCCCCGTACACGGGTGCATCGAACGCCCCGCGCAATAACAAAGTGTCAACGGGTAGAGTCGGCGCGGGCAGCGGGGCGATGACGGACTGGCCGGAGAtcgcgggcggcggggcgacgacggACTGGCCGAAGACCGCCGGCGGTGGGGCGGCGACGTACACCAGCGGGGGCAGCGGAGGCGGCTAGGgtacgcgagggtcttgagcgagCGGGGAGATCGAGCGNNNNNNNNNNNNNNNNNNNNNNNNNNNNNNNNNNNNNNNNNNNNNNNNNNNNNNNNNNNNNNNNNNNNNNNNNNNNNNNNNNNNNNNNNNNNNNNNNNNNNNNNNNNNNNNNNNNNNNNNNNNNNNNNNNNNNNNNNNNNNNNNNNNNNNNNNNNNNNNNNNNNNNNNNNNNNNNNNNNNNNNNNNNNNNNNNNNNNNNNNNNNNNNNNNNNNNNNNNNNNNNNNNNNNNNNNNNNNNNNNNNNNNNNNNNNNNNNNNNNNNNNNNNNNNNNNNNNNNNNNNNNNNNNNNNNNNNNNNNNNNNNNNNNNNNNNNNNNNNNNNNNNNNNNNNNNNNNNNNNNNNNNNNNNNNNNNNNNNNNNNNNNNNNNNNNNNNNNNNNNNNNNNNNNNNNNNNNNNNNNNNNNNNNNNNNNNNNNNNNNNNNNNNNNNNNNNNNNNNNNNNNNNNNNNNNNNNNNNNNNNNNNNNNNNNNNNNNNNNNNNNNNNNNNNNNNNNNNNNNNNNNNNNNNNNNNNNNNNNNNNNNNNNNNNNNNNNNNNNNNNNNNNNNNNNNNNNNNNNNNNNNNNNNNNNNNNNNNNNNNNNNNNNNNNNNNNNNNNNNNNNNNNNNNNNNNNNNNNNNNNNNNNNNNNNNNNNNNNNNNNNNNNNNNNGGCTCGATCGCCTGGCTTGTGTGTAGTAGTCTTTTTTTAGCATTAGTATAGacataagcgctcatatacacgcacatacactcacGTAGTCATTGCTATAAAACAGAGCTAGCTAGGTTGGGTCTGAACCCGAGAGGGGGTCGAGAACGGAACGCCTGCACGTCCATCCGGGTCCGGCCCACAAGCAATGGCCAATCGGACTTTGTTTCCCCTTCCACAAGCTACGGCCTACGGTACGATTTTCACTTCAACTGATGAATAAAGTTTGAGGTTGACTTCAATCATCATAGTTTCCCTTCGAATGATACGATGATTCCTCGGAGATGCTCCAGTTGCAGAGCAATGTATAGTCCAACTTTAGTGAAATTGTTTGAAACTTCAACACAAACTCTTGAGGTCATATCATGACATCATgcaaaaatttcatattttttggtgtTTATATATATTTTTAGAAATCAAAGCAAATAAATAAATACATGTGAGTGTGTGAATTTTCCAAACTTAATATTTGAATTTTTATTCATTTTGGTGGACAACATCCACAAAAATACTTCCTTctttaaagaaatataagatcgttttaGTGATCTATAAACGATCATATATTTCTTTACCGAGGGAGTACTTAAGAACCTAAATGCGTTTTTATTCAAAACGTTTGGCATTTGTCTATtatacttgtagttcaaatttgtaaTATGTTGAACAAATAACCCAAAGTTTATTTGATGGCTAAATAATAGAAAATGAAGTCGAAAAAATGCTCAACTTTTACACGAGAACAAGATAATGTACTAGTATGTTACATAAAAAGAAGTTTGAAGCCTTTTTCGATAAGTATTGCCGAAGCCTTTTTGCACATGGTTCCTAAATTtgtattgcaaagaaagtaaatataaATAGAAACAAGTTCATGTATTTCTAAATATAGACCGATCTTTGTTTTAGATCCAACTCCATTTTTTTGAACACAATACAGACGTAGACGTTCATACACTCATACATACGAGCATACAGTCACCCCTATGAACACACGCACGCACCCTATGACCATCTCTGAGAAACTGAGACAAGACAttgtcttgagattgacgaagtcgcctCAGACACCCTCGTAGTTgacgggaatgtctcctcccaATAAACACACATCGCCAGAAGGTTGTTATAAATCCAGGAAAATGTGAGCACTAGTGTCAAGTTTAGGATTTGAATCTTGTTGGATTGAGATACCACTGTCCTTCTAACCATCTAAACATGTTTTTTTTAGTTGAATGCAACCACATCGCATATAGACCGATATCTATATCCAGTTTTCACATTGAAAAGGATATTCAAGTTTTTGGTCCAATAGAAAAGTAGAAAAAAAAGGATAGCAGAAATAGTAAATGGGCCGGGCTCAAAAGAGCAGCCGCCATAGAACAACGAAACCCAACCCTAGTCTTACTCCTACCCTATAAAACAACGAAACCCAACCCTAATCCACTCAGCCTCCATGCCTCAGCCGCCAGCGTTCTGCCTCCCCTGACTTCACAACACACCCATCTCCTTGATCCCCATCACCGGCCTCCGAGCCCCACCTCCTCTCTCGGGCGTGTCTCGTACCTCTCGCGGTAGCAGGAGGAAGGAGCAACGGCAGAGGGGCGTCGAAACTGGTGCCCATTCTGGGCAGAGGCGACGTACACGTGCGTCATTGTGATAAGGTACGTGGTCGAGAAAACAGGTGgcaaaaaacattcttatattatgggacggggaAAGTAGTATTCTATGCAAGAATTTAAGATTGATTTCTACGACCATATCGCAAAGCATTCTCAAGTTCACCTGCTGTTAATGCATATTGAGAATAGTCTTGCCTTATTTTTTAATAACCACGGTAATTGTCTTGTACATATCTCCCTTTTTACCGCTAAGATTTGTCTATATACAGGATTGCACTCATATTGTTCGAGACGATATCAATCAGAATAACAAGGGAATTTTGACGTTGGGGAAGATGAAGTAGAGCAGGGACCTCACGCTCAAGAAGCGGTGAGGTGCCTGACCTACTTCATCTTCACCAACGAAGAGAACGGCAAATGCAACATTGACGGCTGCTTGCGCAGCAGAAAACTATCAAGGAGCTCAAGGAGACCACAATAAAAAAGAATACATAGAAGGATGTGTTCGTATAATTATGTCATTTTAAGCTTATTTGGCATATGGAGTGTAGATGTGTTTACAACTTTACATTACTCAACAATTATTACAGATTTTGAAGAGAAGTAGAAAGAAAGAGAATGGTATATAATATACACTCGTGTCTTGAAATCTTACTCAAAGCTGCACTTGCCGGCCATAGATCCAGCTGAAAGGAACAACCGGCAACTGCTTCCCGCTCCCCTGAGCTCCCTCCACCAGCTTCCTAAACCTTGGTCCTAGGGAACAGAGGTAATCCTGAGCGCGCCGCCCTTCCCCGGACAACCCAGTGAGGCCGGCGACGTTCCACCTCTGGACCAGGAACTCGAGGATGTCGGCGTAGTCCATGGCGGTGTAGACGCCAAGCCGCTGTGCCACCGCGCTGAAGTGCTCAAACAGGTTGTCCTCCTGCCCATCATACATCAGGTGGGCGGGCatcgtgatcttcttcttcataatGCTGGCGAAGGCCAGGACCGTGTAGTCGGGATCGACCTCGAAGAGCTTCTCCACTATCTTGGTATAGGCAAGCTCATGGCGCCTTTCGTCGGCCGCGATGGTGCCACATATCTGGGCCAGCTTTTGGTCCCCGTACTTCCTGGCGTGCCTTGCAGTGTTGCCGTGAGATATGAAGGTTGCCCTCTCTTGGAAAGACGTGTAAATGAAAAACTCATAGGGATTGGCCTCGGTTTTTGGATCCTACAACAAGTAAGAACAACACAGGGTAGTTACAACAAACTGGATGCTGCTGAAGGTTGCCAACACATGGGATGAACGAAGTAATATCATTTTGACAATGACAAATTTGTGTTCCCTTCCCTTTATTTAAGTGAGCAATAAAACAATCAATCAAGGAAAATGGAAGCTCTGACAAAGAAGGGTGGCACAATCAGACACAAGTGCTTACCATTCCAGCACCAACCAAATACTGTATGGTCTTCTCCACCTGCCTCATATCAGCTCTCCCAGTGAGATAAATATACTTGTTCATGAGATCGCCGTGTCGGTTCTCCTCGGCCGTCCATGCCCTCGTCCAGacagcccagctggttgggctgctgCCAGTCTCGTCGCGGACACCACCATCAAGGATATTGAGCATTTTCTGATAGGTAGGGAGTGCTTCCTCAGTGACCATGTCTCCAACCAGACATACCAAGTATTCATCGGGGATCTCCTCGGCTCGCTCCCTCAGCTCCTTGACTTCATCATAAAATCTATCCGAGGAAGGGTCTGGCAGGTAGTCCTGTGGCTGCCAGGATCTTTCAACCGGCTTCAAGAGCACCAGAATGTTGTCCTCTGCCCAACTGTTAAGCGATTCAAAAATCTCTCTCTTTTCAGGTGGCAATGAGTGGGCGACTCGGTCTCTGTGAGGCGCCTTGCGAGGACTGAAGGCCTTTccgggaactccatcccttgatatCCAAGACAAAGTAAAGGTCAATGAAAGGAAAAGATAGGCATATGAATCTTCCTTGGTTCAGAACTCACTTGGCCGTGGAAGCCATGGCCATCACCGTGATTTTGCTCCTCGGGCAAGAAGACCACAAAGGTGCTTGGGAGGCGCCGCGGGAAGGCAGGGATGCCATCAGATGCATAGTTGGACGTTTTCGATTACTCGGATGCTTGCACACTGAAATAGTGTGGTTCATGCTTGCAGGGTCCGTGGTTCAGAAGCTACAAATAGCCACCTCAGTACGCAACAACATATCCATGCTTATTGCATGCCTCCTGCTTGCACCTGCATCAAGAATGCATGATCAGAAGGTATTTGATCCAACCGGCTGTATAACTCTTGCTGAGAAAAATATTAGTACTTCTCCTTTTCTGCAAATTTGTTAACAAGCCACTTATCATAGTTTCACGTCAACGCATAATTTGTGTAATTGTGGACCGAATAATTAATTTTTGAAAAAAGGCATTTTTATTAACTCATAATGAAGGGGATAGAAAAGATAATGAGCATATATCCAGTCTCGGCCTGAGCATAGCTAGAATGGACACAACCAACACCAACACACAAAGAATCACGGGGGCAAGTAGGAAAGCCATGAAAGATCAACGCTATGCCTAGGCAgataaaaacaaaaaaggaaacaaaaaaacagCAACATTGATCCTTGTTGAGCAGTTGCAATCACTGAAAATGATGTAAGCACATAAGATCCAGACATAATAACGACGCAAGCTGAAAACCATAGACACACCAAGGAATAGCTAGTCACGGAGCCATTAATCGCAGAGGGAGAGAAGACGCCACC is drawn from Triticum dicoccoides isolate Atlit2015 ecotype Zavitan chromosome 4A, WEW_v2.0, whole genome shotgun sequence and contains these coding sequences:
- the LOC119287340 gene encoding stearoyl-[acyl-carrier-protein] 9-desaturase 5, chloroplastic-like, yielding MHLMASLPSRGASQAPLWSSCPRSKITVMAMASTAKDGVPGKAFSPRKAPHRDRVAHSLPPEKREIFESLNSWAEDNILVLLKPVERSWQPQDYLPDPSSDRFYDEVKELRERAEEIPDEYLVCLVGDMVTEEALPTYQKMLNILDGGVRDETGSSPTSWAVWTRAWTAEENRHGDLMNKYIYLTGRADMRQVEKTIQYLVGAGMDPKTEANPYEFFIYTSFQERATFISHGNTARHARKYGDQKLAQICGTIAADERRHELAYTKIVEKLFEVDPDYTVLAFASIMKKKITMPAHLMYDGQEDNLFEHFSAVAQRLGVYTAMDYADILEFLVQRWNVAGLTGLSGEGRRAQDYLCSLGPRFRKLVEGAQGSGKQLPVVPFSWIYGRQVQL